Proteins found in one Halobellus limi genomic segment:
- a CDS encoding PLDc N-terminal domain-containing protein, with protein MIIRMPSPVLLQSAAAGLFVFFGLLLLIVGVVLVVWTYRDAQQNSSQSASLWAIVVFLAPLLGFVLYLLLGRDKR; from the coding sequence ATGATAATCCGTATGCCCTCCCCCGTACTCCTGCAGTCCGCAGCAGCCGGATTGTTCGTCTTCTTTGGGTTGCTACTCCTTATTGTCGGAGTCGTATTAGTCGTGTGGACATACCGGGATGCACAGCAAAATAGCAGTCAGTCTGCCTCTCTATGGGCGATTGTCGTGTTTCTCGCTCCGTTGCTCGGGTTCGTACTCTACCTGCTACTGGGCCGAGATAAGCGGTGA
- a CDS encoding IS6 family transposase produces MPEIARLKRSTGCFELDFVEREATPEWAMKLGIRLHLTGLSLSNTVSELERFGVDRCRSTVHNWVQKAGLQPTEGKSPDHVAVDETVIQIDDQRYWLYAAVDPDRNEFLHVKLGTAQNLGLSEIFLGELREKHDVSEAVFLVDGAQWLQEACRRHGLRFQHETHGNRNAIERLYKELKRRTDQFATHFRNLEPATAETWLLAQAFCQNQLI; encoded by the coding sequence ATGCCAGAAATCGCCCGCCTCAAGCGAAGTACCGGCTGCTTCGAGTTAGATTTTGTGGAACGAGAGGCGACACCGGAGTGGGCGATGAAGCTCGGTATTCGACTCCACTTAACGGGACTTTCTCTGTCGAATACCGTCTCAGAGCTTGAGCGGTTCGGTGTCGATCGGTGTCGCTCCACTGTTCACAATTGGGTGCAGAAGGCCGGCTTACAGCCCACCGAGGGCAAGAGCCCGGATCACGTCGCGGTTGACGAGACCGTGATCCAGATCGATGACCAACGATACTGGCTGTACGCTGCGGTCGATCCCGACAGGAACGAATTTCTCCACGTCAAGCTCGGAACAGCACAAAACCTCGGCCTCTCCGAAATTTTCCTCGGTGAGTTACGTGAAAAACACGACGTCTCCGAGGCCGTATTTCTCGTCGATGGTGCGCAGTGGCTCCAAGAAGCCTGTCGCCGCCACGGACTCCGATTCCAACACGAAACACACGGGAATCGGAACGCTATCGAACGCTTGTATAAAGAACTCAAACGCCGAACCGACCAGTTCGCCACCCACTTCCGCAACCTTGAACCAGCAACCGCCGAAACCTGGCTGCTCGCACAAGCCTTCTGTCAAAATCAGCTAATCTGA